A DNA window from Ralstonia solanacearum K60 contains the following coding sequences:
- a CDS encoding helix-turn-helix domain-containing protein, whose protein sequence is MTHQVLLWWTMDFPKRLAALRKERGLTQQALADLVGVHLSQLKRYEGGTSQPTLEVLRGLAVALSVSADVLLFDTNERGPDEDFRLRFEALSRLDPDERNVVKELIDGMLLKHEARRLAGRVTGASSSKP, encoded by the coding sequence ATGACACATCAGGTTTTGTTGTGGTGGACGATGGATTTCCCGAAGCGGCTGGCCGCCCTCCGTAAAGAGCGCGGCCTGACTCAGCAGGCGCTGGCCGATCTGGTCGGCGTCCACTTGTCGCAGCTAAAGCGGTACGAAGGCGGTACCTCCCAGCCCACGCTGGAGGTGCTGCGCGGTCTCGCCGTTGCGCTGTCGGTCAGTGCGGATGTGCTGCTTTTCGATACCAACGAGCGCGGCCCGGATGAGGACTTCCGCCTGCGCTTCGAGGCGCTGTCGCGGCTGGACCCGGACGAGCGCAACGTGGTCAAGGAATTGATCGACGGCATGCTGCTCAAGCATGAGGCGCGGCGCCTTGCCGGGCGCGTCACCGGGGCCAGTAGCTCCAAGCCCTGA
- a CDS encoding CHC2 zinc finger domain-containing protein, whose product MARIPDAEIERLKQEVSLVRLVEASGIALKKQGKDYAACCPFHEDATPSLIVTPGKNLYHCFGCGAAGGPIDWVMQMQGVSFRHAAELLREGLPLAAEAAGSQAPVKQSTVKKLAAPVAPDADDHAALAQVIDYYHATLKQSPEALAYLQARGLTHPELIDTFKLGYANRTLGLRLPEKNRAAGAQVRGRLQRLGIYRASGHEHFNGSLVVPVFDAAGNVAEVYGRKLLDNLRTGTPKHLYLPGPHAGVWNEAALAASREVILCEALIDAMTFWCAGYRNVTAAYGTQGFTDDHLAALRRHGVERVLIAFDRDDAGERAAQALAERLQAEGFGVYRLQFPKGMDANDYALKVQPASKSLGLLIRKAVWLGDGAAPARGALEPNVTVAPAEPEPVQDSAPALAAKETLPEAIPAEPLPAAVVPPAPRLDLAAEVSEQEVVMRFGEDEDMRRWRVRGLPKNLAVGVLKVNLMVATELAFHVDTLDLYAARARAVFVQQAAGELRVPEAVLKAELGRVLLKLEALQDATISQALEPKAPPVPEMSEAERDAALALLKTPDLLPRILADFDACGIVGEATNKLVAYLAATSRKLERPLAVVVQSSSAAGKSSLMDAVLAFMPPEEAVRYSAMSGQSLFYMGETNLKHKVLAIAEEEGASRASYALKLLQSDGVLTMASTGTDANGNLVAQEYKVEGPMSLFMTTTAIDVDEELLNRCLVLSVDEGREQTAAIHRRQRERRTLAGLLGQETKDAILTLHRNAQRLLRPLAVVNPYADQLTFLDDRTRTRRDHEKYLSLIDTIALLHQCQRPVKTLTVAGRQVEYIEVVPADIEAANALAHEVLGRSLDELPPQTRKLLVLVRAFVLERAQAQGVPHPEYRFTRKDVREATGWGDTQLKVHLARLAELEYLVVHRQGQGHVYELLYDGDGGNVPYLSGLLDPAHLYDGQRSGHNDARSDAGRGAVGAGSAPGQAERPAATPALARLAAAPALTAPTTRHPQDGKAASYLQASIQPLAAAGA is encoded by the coding sequence ATGGCGCGCATCCCGGACGCGGAGATCGAGAGGCTCAAGCAGGAGGTGTCGCTGGTGCGGCTGGTGGAGGCCTCGGGCATCGCGCTCAAAAAGCAGGGCAAGGACTACGCCGCGTGCTGCCCGTTCCACGAGGACGCGACGCCGAGCCTGATCGTGACGCCGGGCAAGAACCTGTACCACTGCTTCGGGTGCGGCGCGGCCGGCGGCCCGATTGATTGGGTGATGCAGATGCAGGGCGTGAGCTTCCGGCACGCCGCCGAGCTGCTGCGCGAGGGTCTGCCCTTAGCCGCCGAAGCCGCCGGGTCACAGGCGCCGGTGAAGCAATCGACGGTCAAGAAGCTGGCGGCGCCGGTTGCGCCTGACGCCGACGACCACGCCGCGCTCGCGCAGGTGATCGACTACTACCACGCCACCTTGAAGCAGAGCCCGGAGGCACTGGCCTATCTGCAAGCGCGCGGCCTCACGCACCCGGAGCTGATCGACACGTTCAAGCTTGGCTACGCCAACCGCACGCTGGGCCTGCGCCTGCCAGAAAAAAACCGCGCCGCCGGCGCGCAGGTGCGGGGCCGATTGCAACGGCTGGGCATCTACCGCGCGTCCGGGCACGAGCACTTCAACGGTTCGCTGGTGGTGCCGGTGTTCGATGCGGCCGGCAACGTGGCCGAGGTGTATGGCAGGAAGCTCTTGGACAACCTGCGCACGGGCACGCCCAAACACTTGTACCTGCCGGGGCCGCATGCCGGCGTGTGGAACGAGGCCGCGCTGGCTGCCAGCCGTGAGGTGATTCTGTGCGAAGCGCTGATCGACGCCATGACCTTCTGGTGCGCCGGCTACCGCAACGTGACCGCCGCCTATGGCACGCAGGGCTTTACCGACGACCACCTGGCGGCGTTGCGTCGCCATGGCGTCGAGCGCGTGCTGATCGCGTTCGACCGGGACGACGCGGGCGAGCGTGCCGCCCAGGCGCTGGCCGAACGCTTGCAGGCGGAGGGCTTCGGCGTCTACCGCCTCCAGTTCCCCAAGGGCATGGACGCCAACGACTATGCGCTCAAGGTGCAGCCGGCATCGAAGTCGCTGGGCCTGCTGATCCGCAAGGCCGTGTGGTTAGGAGATGGCGCCGCGCCCGCGCGCGGCGCACTGGAGCCGAACGTGACGGTGGCGCCGGCCGAGCCCGAGCCGGTGCAGGACAGTGCCCCCGCTTTAGCCGCTAAAGAGACGCTCCCCGAGGCGATCCCCGCCGAACCACTGCCGGCCGCGGTGGTGCCGCCCGCGCCCCGGCTCGATCTGGCGGCCGAGGTGAGCGAGCAGGAAGTGGTGATGCGGTTCGGCGAGGACGAAGACATGCGCCGCTGGCGCGTGCGCGGCCTGCCCAAGAACCTGGCGGTGGGCGTGCTCAAGGTCAACCTGATGGTGGCGACTGAGCTGGCCTTCCACGTCGACACGCTGGACCTGTACGCTGCGCGTGCGCGTGCCGTGTTCGTGCAGCAGGCGGCGGGCGAGCTGCGCGTGCCGGAAGCCGTGCTCAAGGCCGAGCTGGGCCGCGTGCTGCTCAAGCTCGAAGCCCTGCAGGATGCCACCATCAGCCAGGCGCTGGAGCCGAAGGCGCCGCCGGTGCCCGAGATGAGCGAGGCCGAGCGCGACGCCGCGCTGGCGCTGCTCAAGACGCCCGACCTGTTGCCCCGCATCCTGGCCGACTTCGACGCTTGCGGCATCGTGGGCGAGGCCACCAACAAGCTCGTGGCTTACCTGGCCGCCACCAGCCGCAAGCTGGAACGGCCGTTGGCGGTGGTCGTGCAAAGTTCGTCGGCGGCCGGTAAAAGCTCCCTGATGGATGCGGTGCTGGCGTTCATGCCGCCGGAGGAGGCGGTGCGCTACTCGGCCATGAGCGGGCAGAGCCTGTTCTACATGGGCGAGACGAACCTCAAGCACAAGGTGCTGGCGATTGCCGAAGAGGAAGGTGCGAGCCGGGCCAGCTATGCCTTGAAGCTGTTGCAGTCGGACGGCGTGCTGACGATGGCCAGCACCGGCACGGATGCCAACGGCAACCTGGTCGCGCAGGAATACAAGGTCGAAGGGCCGATGAGCCTGTTCATGACGACCACGGCCATCGACGTGGACGAAGAGCTGCTCAACCGCTGCCTGGTGCTCTCGGTGGACGAGGGGCGCGAGCAGACCGCCGCGATCCACCGCCGGCAGCGCGAGCGGCGCACGCTCGCGGGCCTGCTGGGCCAGGAGACGAAAGACGCCATCCTCACCCTGCATCGCAACGCGCAGCGCCTGTTGCGTCCCTTGGCGGTGGTGAACCCCTACGCCGACCAGTTGACGTTCCTGGACGACCGCACACGCACGCGGCGCGACCACGAGAAATACCTCAGCCTGATCGACACCATCGCCTTGCTGCACCAGTGCCAGCGCCCGGTGAAGACGCTCACGGTGGCCGGCCGCCAGGTCGAGTACATCGAGGTCGTGCCGGCCGACATCGAGGCGGCCAACGCGCTCGCGCACGAGGTGCTGGGCCGCAGCCTGGACGAGCTGCCGCCGCAGACGCGCAAGCTGCTGGTGCTGGTGCGCGCGTTCGTGCTGGAGCGCGCCCAGGCGCAGGGCGTGCCGCACCCGGAATACCGCTTCACCCGCAAGGACGTGCGCGAGGCCACCGGCTGGGGCGACACGCAACTGAAGGTGCACCTGGCGCGGCTGGCCGAGCTGGAATACCTGGTGGTGCACCGACAAGGCCAGGGCCACGTCTATGAGCTGCTGTACGACGGCGACGGCGGCAACGTGCCCTATCTCTCCGGCCTGCTCGATCCGGCTCACCTGTACGACGGCCAGCGGTCGGGGCACAACGATGCGCGGTCGGATGCTGGTCGGGGCGCAGTCGGCGCCGGGTCGGCCCCCGGTCAGGCGGAGCGACCGGCCGCCACGCCAGCA